A genomic segment from Microthrixaceae bacterium encodes:
- a CDS encoding glycosyltransferase, translated as MIRVLQYGLSSNLGGIETYLWNLSQSIDRDEFAFDFLYSDNGQMPALSKELEALGSRFFGVTPRRVSARRNREQLTELITLEHFDILHLHVNTASYVEPVRVALRSGVPTIVHSHNAGSSRSPITQTLHRINSRVTRWDRVRAVAVSDQAARWMFGKAAAYDYIPNGIATEDFRFDQRVRTTTRTALNIGPDTFLISHVGAFLPAKNQRHCVDIFAEVVRDRSDSAMILVGTGPLEESVRNHVRKRGLQDRVHFLGSRDDVPALLSAADALLFPSRYEGFGLAVLEAQAAGLPCCVSEAVPPAVLVLPTTQRLSLSEPATVWAKALSANTASSAVREAAADRLDIAGFTVAANAEKVANLYRSIARH; from the coding sequence ATGATCCGGGTGTTGCAGTACGGCCTGAGTTCGAACCTCGGCGGGATCGAAACCTACCTGTGGAACCTGTCGCAATCGATCGACCGAGATGAGTTCGCCTTCGACTTCCTGTATTCGGACAACGGCCAGATGCCCGCCTTGTCCAAGGAACTCGAAGCCTTGGGCAGCAGGTTCTTCGGGGTCACCCCGAGACGCGTGAGCGCGCGCCGCAACAGGGAACAACTGACCGAACTCATAACTCTTGAACACTTCGACATTCTGCATTTGCATGTCAACACTGCCAGCTATGTCGAACCTGTCCGCGTTGCGTTGCGATCCGGGGTCCCAACGATCGTTCACAGCCACAACGCCGGTTCTTCCCGATCGCCTATCACCCAGACCTTGCACCGAATTAACTCCAGAGTCACGCGTTGGGATCGCGTCCGTGCCGTCGCTGTCTCCGACCAGGCTGCACGCTGGATGTTCGGCAAGGCAGCCGCTTACGACTACATACCCAACGGCATCGCAACTGAAGATTTTCGCTTCGACCAGCGGGTGCGCACGACCACTCGAACGGCACTCAACATTGGCCCGGACACATTCCTCATCAGCCACGTCGGGGCGTTCCTGCCCGCCAAGAACCAACGGCACTGCGTTGACATCTTCGCCGAGGTCGTCCGAGACCGATCGGACTCCGCTATGATCCTCGTCGGCACGGGCCCACTTGAGGAGAGCGTGCGCAACCACGTGCGAAAGCGCGGGCTTCAAGACAGAGTGCACTTTCTCGGGAGCCGAGACGACGTACCGGCTCTCCTGTCAGCCGCAGATGCATTGCTCTTCCCGTCCCGCTACGAGGGGTTTGGACTAGCAGTGCTCGAGGCCCAAGCAGCAGGACTGCCCTGCTGCGTTTCCGAAGCAGTCCCCCCCGCAGTGCTCGTGCTGCCCACAACCCAACGGCTCTCCCTGTCCGAGCCCGCCACGGTCTGGGCCAAGGCCTTGTCCGCAAACACCGCATCGTCGGCTGTGCGAGAGGCTGCAGCCGACCGCCTTGATATCGCTGGTTTCACGGTGGCAGCAAACGCCGAGAAGGTAGCCAACCTCTATCGCAGCATCGCTCGCCACTGA
- a CDS encoding ABC transporter ATP-binding protein/permease, producing MGTLGITSFFGAMLEAGFLVLLSSTVLALTAGREELGPLAGRSVALSVGLWTGAVSVVLRLALNLATVRISAALSAVVRTEERRRVTRAFLRSDWAVHQSEPTGRLQELLTSFVGRINAAVLALTQAVTSALSLFAFLAVGFFVDPVATLVVLGGLGFFGALLNPIRQRIRNHARDSADTDLDFATTIAELGALGQEMQTFGVRDRFEERLDEVIEATTEQQRRVQVLYGSLSPAYTSLAYAAIIGAVALLQVFGVDDFATVGAIMLLMLRSLSYGQQLAAVAGQLAASTPSLEQVDQTVARYRSRQADVGSNVTDHVVPVAFSGASFAYSPDRPALSDVNVVLGSGEMLGVIGPSGAGKSTFAQLLLGLRAPSTGSVIVGGVDLRSVDRGWWTSRVSFVPQDPTLFTGTVAENIRFFRDGLSDEDLRAAAKQANVLDDIERLPNGFDTHLGQRGSQLSGGQRQRLSIARALVGAPELLVLDEPTSALDGKSEALIRETLAALHGDTAVVIIAHRMSTLDLCDRIMVIEEGYVTGLDSPSALRDTNTFYQEALAVAGLG from the coding sequence ATGGGAACGCTTGGCATCACGTCGTTTTTCGGAGCCATGCTGGAAGCGGGATTCCTTGTTCTGCTGTCCTCCACCGTGTTGGCACTCACAGCGGGCCGCGAGGAACTTGGCCCACTCGCCGGACGGTCCGTTGCGCTTTCGGTCGGATTGTGGACGGGAGCGGTCTCGGTGGTTCTGCGGTTGGCGTTGAACCTCGCCACGGTGAGGATCTCAGCGGCTCTGAGCGCGGTCGTCCGGACCGAGGAGCGTCGACGCGTGACCCGGGCGTTTCTACGCTCGGATTGGGCGGTACATCAAAGTGAGCCCACTGGGCGGCTGCAGGAACTGTTGACCTCGTTCGTCGGTCGCATCAATGCTGCTGTGCTTGCGTTGACCCAAGCGGTCACGTCGGCGCTCAGCCTCTTCGCGTTCCTCGCGGTCGGCTTTTTCGTCGACCCTGTAGCCACACTTGTGGTGCTTGGCGGTTTGGGGTTCTTCGGGGCTCTTCTTAACCCGATCCGGCAGCGGATCCGCAACCACGCCCGCGATTCCGCCGACACAGACCTGGACTTTGCTACGACCATCGCTGAACTGGGGGCACTCGGACAGGAGATGCAGACCTTCGGTGTGCGGGACCGTTTCGAGGAACGCCTCGATGAGGTCATCGAGGCGACCACCGAGCAGCAGCGGCGGGTGCAGGTGCTCTATGGATCTCTGTCCCCCGCGTACACATCTCTGGCATACGCCGCCATCATCGGTGCCGTCGCCCTGCTCCAAGTGTTTGGTGTTGATGACTTTGCCACGGTTGGAGCAATCATGTTGTTGATGCTGCGTTCCCTGAGCTACGGCCAGCAATTGGCGGCTGTCGCAGGACAACTCGCTGCCTCAACGCCCTCCCTCGAGCAGGTTGATCAAACCGTGGCCAGGTACCGTTCCCGGCAGGCCGACGTGGGTTCGAATGTCACTGACCACGTTGTTCCGGTGGCCTTTTCTGGCGCATCCTTCGCGTACTCGCCCGATCGTCCGGCCCTAAGCGATGTCAACGTCGTGTTGGGATCGGGGGAAATGCTTGGCGTGATCGGCCCCTCGGGTGCTGGCAAGTCGACGTTTGCGCAGCTCTTGTTGGGTTTGCGTGCGCCGTCGACGGGTTCCGTCATCGTGGGTGGCGTGGACCTTCGATCGGTCGATCGCGGCTGGTGGACCAGCCGGGTGTCGTTCGTTCCCCAGGACCCGACCCTCTTTACCGGTACCGTGGCTGAAAACATACGGTTCTTCCGCGACGGGCTGAGCGACGAGGATCTCCGGGCTGCCGCCAAACAGGCCAACGTCCTCGATGACATCGAGCGTCTACCCAACGGTTTCGACACCCACCTCGGCCAACGTGGAAGCCAACTCTCGGGCGGACAGCGCCAACGCTTGTCCATTGCCCGAGCGCTTGTTGGCGCTCCTGAGTTATTGGTGCTCGACGAACCCACATCGGCGCTCGACGGCAAGAGCGAGGCGTTGATCCGTGAGACTCTCGCGGCCCTCCATGGGGATACGGCGGTCGTCATCATCGCCCACCGCATGTCCACGCTGGATCTGTGCGATCGAATCATGGTCATCGAGGAGGGGTACGTCACCGGTCTGGACTCTCCGAGCGCTCTGCGCGACACCAACACCTTCTATCAGGAGGCGCTCGCTGTCGCTGGCCTCGGCTAG